In the Malassezia vespertilionis chromosome 1, complete sequence genome, one interval contains:
- a CDS encoding uncharacterized protein (COG:S; EggNog:ENOG503P10N) produces MQSQSAHTLRLLPLALYPSHDDETVSLSVLRKACRTWEIDFFPAWVRTQTWKVLLGYLSPAKRTWQETVEKRRAEYLRFMTDFSSEAHTAAPTGNILNQIYKDLVRCSDVDADFYDAPVLWPLETLGTPDAGTRHAVLERLESVNAEYANCAERDRPRIRADSNAPLRYVDRQWHSMFRILYLYAVLNPSVGYIQGMNEVLHVFLRAAFRTRDLQILDTPAQDAELLGIGKTCYAEADAFWCFSLLMGELRELYDFGHSDASTFAAMRQLTDASPASPQLRNNGMAHALFSFSERLHMLDSRLADFLDEHGLDPRLPYYSLRWLACVYATEFSLDGVMLLWDVLFAETVQGQTDRHGKIAMLLDVGCAMLLHIRGQLYQAAVPSTDRLSMPSFPGSYDSPRDEHPPLDTFQRIMQLLQSYPENNVRTILGVAQGIQQHAAAQHTQATLPRDAVARRAPQKPACRASRGTPLQERLAATVQKSLHTPPLRAASFPPPPPDPSSPMSPIGSGASFLRKYTEAFQSSDAAASMSKASTNLAAKALAWRSRPSRSVSDQYAFTTPKEAHEHAVDSPQLPAPSVVDGPEDRDAYKTPLHKATAECDSLSQAPSVGPIHLTLPSMRAAAELGIVTAPGSDAASATPPLAKPSGLSRCIPSGTRDPPKPLPSVPLPGVERGTKSHRGTLDSTNSSGNGPAAEHLNALLAEFKSTEWIKDK; encoded by the exons ATGCAGTCCCAATCGGCGCATACGCTGCGGCTACTCCCACTTGCTTTGTATCCTTCGCACGACGATGAGACTGTGTCTTTATCTGTTCTGCGCAAGGCGTGTCGGACGTGGGAGATAGACTTTTTTCCTGCGTGGGTGCGGACACAAACGTGGAAAGTCTTGCTCGGATATCTCTCGCCCGCGAAGCGTACGTGGCAGGAGACTGTGGAgaagcgccgtgcagaATATCTG CGGTTCATGACGGACTTTTCTTCTGAGGCGCACACTGCCGCACCCACGGGCAACATATTGAATCAGATATACAAAGACCTAGTGCGCTGCTCCGACGTGGATGCCGACTTTTACGACGCGCCGGTGCTTTGGCCGCTGGAAACCTTGGGCACTCCTGATGCTGGGACACGGCATGCAGTGTTGGAGCGCCTTGAATCCGTCAACGCAGAGTATGCCAactgtgccgagcgcgatcGCCCGCGGATTCGTGCAGACAgcaacgcgccgctgcgctacGTTGACCGGCAGTGGCATTCCATGTTCCGTATTCTGTATTTATACGCGGTACTGAACCCGAGTGTGGGCTATATCCAAGGCATGAACGAAGTACTGCACGTTTtcctccgcgccgcgttcCGTACGCGCGACTTGCAAATCCTGGATACACCCGCCCAAGATGCagagctgcttggcatcgGCAAGACTTGCTATGCAGAAGCCGACGCGTTTTGGTGCTTCTCCCTGCTCATGGgtgagctgcgcgagctgtacGACTTTGGGCACTCGGATGCGTCTACGTttgccgcgatgcgccaaCTCACCGACGCAtcgccagcgtcgccgCAACTGCGTAATAATGGCATGGCACATGCCCTCTTCAGCTTCAGCGAGCGATTGCACATGCTGGATTCCAGACTGGCCGACTTTCTAGACGAGCATGGGCTCGATCCGCGCCTTCCGTACTACTCTTTGCGCTGGCTCGCGTGTGTGTACGCGACGGAATTTTCTCTGGACGGCGTCATGCTTCTCTGGGACGTGCTTTTTGCCGAAACGGTACAGGGCCAGACCGATAGGCACGGTAAGATTGCCATGTTACTGGACGTGGgctgcgcaatgctctTGCACATTCGCGGCCAGCTGTACCAAGCCGCAGTGCCGAGCACGGACCGCCTGTCCATGCCGTCATTTCCAGGCAGCTACgactcgccgcgcgacgagcatcCGCCTTTGGACACGTTCCAGCGGATTATGCAGCTCTTGCAGTCGTACCCCGAAAACAACGTCCGCACGATCCTTGGCGTGGCGCAAGGAATCCAGCAGCATGCGGCAGCGCAACATACCCAGGCGACACTCCCTCGCGATGCTGtagcgcggcgtgcgcccCAAAAGCCAGCATGCCGCGCTAGCCgaggcacgccgctccaAGAGCGACTCGCTGCCACCGTGCAAAAGTCGCTGCACACACCGCcgctccgcgccgcaagctttcctcctcctccgcCCGATCCTTCGTCGCCCATGTCACCGATcgggagcggcgcgtcgttcTTGCGCAAGTACACGGAAGCATTTCaaagcagcgacgctgctgcgagCATGTCGAAAGCGAGCACCAACCTTGCCGCGAAAGCACTGGCATGGCGCAGTCGACCGTCGCGCTCAGTCTCGGACCAATATGCATTTACCACGCCAAAAGAGGCGCACGAGCATGCCGTCGATTCGCCGCAACtgcctgcgccgagcgtggTGGATGGGCCGGAAGACCGCGACGCGTACAAAACGCCGCTACACAAGGCCACGGCAGAGTGCGACTCGCTTAGCCAAGCGCCGTCTGTCGGGCCCATCCACTTgacgctgccgagcatgcgcgccgccgccgagctcggcattgTGACGGCGCCTGGGAGCGATGCAGCCAGTGCGACGCCTCCCTTGGCCAAGCCCAGCGGTCTTTCGCGATGCATCCCGTCGGGCACA
- a CDS encoding uncharacterized protein (EggNog:ENOG503NVEE; TransMembrane:2 (i53-79o367-388i); COG:D; COG:K; COG:T) — translation MLTKSRPSKKDEEPSSDEDIDGADNKSEKTPYALQRPANTALRQQRLKAWHPLLTHNTVLPLLAIFGVLFAILGGVMYWSVLLVNELTIDYTDCKNLAPGQFSPVPSDKYNYRFHSLDSSRFEPPVYRSEPNTAMVGQNPPAYICTVQLSIPNELSGGVFLYYKLTNYYQNHRRYIKNIDYDQMLSKPRSPKDLQDNQCKPLGRDPDSGKSIYPCGLIANSVFNDTFSSPQLLETNGQRTEYAMVDRNIVWHDEAKHYKTPDYNVSDIVPPPFWRGAKGPFGYGDTYEEGKIFDPTQNEHFQVWMRTASFPTFRKLYQRNDDLPMAPGRYEIVIGDNYPVSMFDGTKSFVISTSGWVGGRNLELGTMHIAVAALCILCVLLLAIVQLVNPRRPGDVRFLSWNHPSK, via the coding sequence atgTTGACGAAATCGCGACCTAGCAAGAAGGACGAGGAGCCGTCGAGTGACGAAGACATTGATGGCGCCGATAACAAAAGTGAGAAGACTCCGTACGCATTGCAGAGGCCGGCGAATACGGCGTTGCGTCAACAGCGGTTAAAAGCCTGGCATCCGTTGCTTACACACAACACTGTGCTGCCGTTGCTGGCTATTTTCGGCGTCTTGTTTGCAATCCTCGGCGGTGTGATGTACTGGTCTGTGCTGCTTGTGAACGAGCTTACGATCGACTACACGGACTGCAAAAATCTTGCACCAGGGCAGTTTTCACCCGTGCCGTCCGACAAGTACAACTACCGCTTCCATTCTTTGGACTCGTCGAGGTTTGAGCCGCCGGTGTACAGGTCCGAGCCGAATACTGCCATGGTGGGCCAAAACCCACCGGCATATATATGCACCGTGCAGCTCAGCATACCAAATGAGCTCTCAGGCGGTGTGTTTTTGTACTACAAGCTCACGAACTATTATCAAAACCACCGGCGGTATATTAAGAATATCGATTATGACCAGATGCTCAGCAAGCCTCGCTCCCCGAAGGATCTTCAGGATAACCAATGCAAGCCACTGGGCCGCGATCCGGACAGCGGAAAGAGCATTTATCCCTGCGGCCTCATCGCCAATAGTGTCTTTAACGACACCTTTTCTTCCCCACAACTGCTCGAAACGAATGGGCAGCGCACAGAATACGCAATGGTCGACAGAAACATTGTCTGGCACGATGAAGCGAAGCATTACAAGACGCCGGACTACAATGTATCCGACATCGTCCCACCGCCGTTTTGGCGTGGTGCCAAAGGGCCGTTTGGGTACGGAGACACGTACGAGGAGGGCAAAATATTTGATCCGACGCAAAACGAGCACTTTCAAGTATGGATGCGCACCGCATCATTTCCCACGTTCCGCAAACTTTATCAACGCAACGACGACCTGCCGATGGCGCCGGGCCGTTACGAAATCGTGATTGGAGATAATTACCCTGTATCCATGTTTGATGGCACCAAGTCGTTTGTGATTAGCACCTCGGGTTGGGTCGGTGGCCGGAACTTGGAGCTAGGGACCATGCACATTGCCGTCGCTGCATTGTGCATTTTATGTGTCCTACTTCTGGCCATCGTCCAGCTTGTGAATCCGCGCAGACCCGGGGATGTGCGGTTCCTGAGCTGGAACCATCCGTCCAAATAG
- a CDS encoding protein-tyrosine-phosphatase (COG:V; EggNog:ENOG503P2C9) — translation MTARATPETAPPALQIVPLNPPPVFSHVCPHIFRSADPGVLPDAFVFLETLHLRSIVLLSIEYPSKAMKAFAAKNHVQMHHFGIERRWPTPNLTGTVYAQQPMPKTSNLFLSVHEMNSFSVLESIVKDALQLLLDVRNHPVLVTDTAGIFETGTLIGCLRKMQGWNFASILLEYRGFAGPLSRGANERFIETFDTDLVTLPPTEFIPDWLLPPQQFFVDDVERSDASSTTDSVPSV, via the exons ATGACGGCACGCGCTACGCCAGAAACggcgccgcctgcgctgcagatcGTGCCGCTGAACCCACCGCCCGTATTTTCTCATGTGTGCCCCCATATTTTTCGAAGCGCAGATCCTGGCGTTTTGCCTGACGCGTTTGTTTTCTTAGAGACGCTGCATTTGCGGAGCATTGTATTGCTGTCTATCGAGTACCCGTCGAAAGCAATGAAAGCGTTTGCCGCAAAAAACCATGTCCAGATGCACCATTTCGGCATAGAGCGACGGTGGCCAACGCCGAATCTCACCGGCACGGTCTATGCACAACAGCCGATGCCCAAGACCAGCAATTTGTTCTTATCCGTGCACGAGATGAATTCGTTCAGTGTGCTGGAGTCGATTGTAAAGGACGCattgcagctgctgctggatgTGCGAAACCACCCAGTGTTGGTGACAGATAC TGCCGGTATTTTTGAGACAGGGACGCTGATCggatgcttgcgcaagatgcaAGGGTGGAACTTTGCGAGTATCTTGCTAGAATACCGCGGGTTTGCCGGCCCATTATCGCGTGGCGCCAATGAACGCTTCATCGAGACGTTTGATACGGATTTAGTCACGCTACCGCCCACCGAGTTCATCCCCGACTGGCTCCTACCGCCGCAGCAATTCTTTGTAGACGACGTGGAACGCAGCGatgcgtcgagcacgaccGACTCGGTGCCCAGTGTATAA
- a CDS encoding uncharacterized protein (EggNog:ENOG503NUQ2; COG:T; BUSCO:EOG09262VQQ), which yields MGLLDHVSSAVNKTGLPGHAKPGKDDHPPEGANANDTEELDEESGNILLSLISQLRIGMDLSKVTLPTFVLEPRSMLERITDFLSHPDMLFGAGALATPEERFVAVLGYYLSGWHIKPKGVKKPYNPVLGEFFRCTYTYSNGTKGYYVAEQVSHHPPISAYYFVSEENNVLIYGELRPKSKFLGNSAATLMGGHSHVVLLDQPHDGEYLISMPNMYARGIMFGKMVLELGDSSMIENKTNNVHCDVEFKVKGYFTGTYNAISGKVMHGSKTIGDLSGKWSGAMEYKDSQTGESKILFDAHNATNAQKEVLPLDQQEPFESRRLWMQVTEGIRQRDMHMATDAKTQIEDAQRQSTRHREESGQTWKPRFFVLHNDSHLPNLEALPDTYRTPKVASYFSKFQ from the coding sequence ATGGGATTATTGGATCACGTTAGTTCTGCTGTGAACAAGACAGGCCTTCCCGGCCATGCGAAGCCTGGGAAAGACGACCATCCGCCAGAAGGCGCGAATGCGAACGATACGGAGGAGCTTGATGAGGAGTCTGGCAATATTTTGCTGAGCCTTATAAGTcagctgcgcatcggcatGGACCTGAGCAAGGTGACGCTGCCCACCTTTGTCTTGGAGCCGCGTAGTATGCTGGAACGCATCACTGACTTTTTAAGCCATCCCGATATGCTCTTTGGCGCCGGTGCTTTGGCTACGCCCGAGGAGCGTTTTGTTGCGGTGCTGGGCTACTACCTGTCCGGATGGCACATCAAGCCAAAGGGCGTAAAGAAGCCGTACAACCCAGTTCTGGGAGAATTTTTCCGCTGCACCTACACCTACTCGAATGGTACCAAAGGCTACTACGTTGCCGAGCAAGTGTCGCACCATCCGCCGATTAGCGCGTACTACTTTGTCTCGGAAGAAAACAATGTCCTCATCTACGGCGAGCTGCGACCCAAGAGCAAGTTTTTGGGCAATTCTGCTGCTACGCTTATGGGTGGCCATAGCCACGTTGTTCTTTTGGACCAGCCGCACGACGGAGAGTACCTGATTAGTATGCCGAATATGTATGCACGCGGCATCATGTTTGGTAAGATGGTGCTCGAATTGGGCGACTCCAGTATGATTGAAAACAAGACTAATAACGTGCACTGCGATGTGGAATTTAAAGTGAAAGGCTACTTTACCGGCACCTACAATGCAATCAGCGGCAAAGTTATGCACGGCAGCAAGACCATCGGCGACTTGTCTGGAAAGtggagcggcgccatgGAATACAAGGATTCGCAAACGGGAGAGAGCAAGATTCTCTTTGATGCCCACAACGCAACCAACGCACAAAAAGAGGTGCTTCCGCTCGATCAACAAGAGCCGTTCGAGTCCAGGCGCCTCTGGATGCAAGTGACCGAAGGTATCAGGCAACGGGATATGCATATGGCGACGGATGCCAAGACCCAGATTGaagatgcgcagcgccaatcGACGCGTCATCGCGAGGAGAGCGGCCAGACGTGGAAGCCGCGTTTCTTTGTGCTCCACAATGACAGCCACCTCCCCAACCTGGAAGCGCTTCCTGACACGTACCGCACTCCTAAGGTTGCTTCGTACTTTTCAAAGTTCCAGTAG
- the SSN6 gene encoding glucose repression mediator protein (BUSCO:EOG09261RFF; COG:S; EggNog:ENOG503NVJD): MENLPPIVAKLGLANEQTWLSIGALAESMEDYPRALSAYDSALVYKPYSVPALSAMASIYRSLDHFDLAVECFLRVINITPDNGEVWGAMGHCYLMMDDLQKAYTAYHQALYYLPNPNEPKLWYGIGILYDRYGNLEHAEETFMNVVRMDPNYEKANEIYFRLGIIYKQQGQFESSLECFRYILKNPPKPLTETDIWFQIGHVYEQQGEFQLAKEAYDRVLSENANHAKVLQQLGALYMQAQSGFMDQDMAVQLLSQSLDADSNNPKTWYLLGRAYMTAEEYNKAYETYQQAVYRDGKNPVLWCSIGILYFLISQYHDALGAYSRSIRLNPYIPEIWYNLGILYESCNNQVADAIDAYCRVLELDPDNASVQKRVQLLRSADSLGKPLPSVPLPTDIPASAYLTAGTVGRSTPGTGAGSVADDMDVSVGESRDKSYTRRDEMPAETTHGPHPRSDVIPPEIRYPVRNRDKETDSPALPSYAATYNDYRNDAVHPAPASSRYHTNAAPYEWDRQYHHGPESEQMSNGSHARGGRGVGRPALPSYETERSMRYGVHHGAGYTSGRPYTSVRSPKPDHKNPSDAHASYHYGNEQDYENARARNGRAEQDEPQHDRSRHAPHSTHSPNRDASIREVDEDYDEGAASALMGLAGAATYASNSAHENEPDTSRWSLGKHGLDPHNPSAPKRARLSDLHPSPEPATGANTSAVGEKK; encoded by the exons ATGGAAAACCTCCCGCCGATCGTTGCAAAGCTGGGTTTGGCCAATGAACAGACATGGCTTTCGATCGGTGCGCTTGCAGAATCTATGGAGGATTACCCGCGAGCACTATCTGCGTATGATTCTGCGCTTGTGTACAAACCGTATTCCGTCCCTGCGCTCAGTGCTATGGCGAGCATTTATCGCTCTCTTGATCACTTTGATCTTGCTGTGGAATGTTTTCTGCGTGTGATCAACATTACACCAGACAATGGCGAAGTGTGGGGCGCAATGGGCCATTGCTACCTGATGATGGATGACCTGCAAAAAGCGTATACCGCCTACCACCAAGCGCTATACTATTTGCCGAACCCTAACGAACCCAAGCTTTGGTACGGTATTGGTATTTTGTACGACAGGTACGGGAACCTTGAGCATGCAGAAGAAACGTTTATGAATGTTGTCCGGATGGATCCAA ACTACGAAAAAGCAAACGAGATTTACTTCCGTCTCGGAATCATTTACAAACAGCAGGGCCAATTTGAGTCGAGCCTTGAGTGCTTCCGCTACATTTTGAAAAATCCGCCGAAGCCACTCACGGAGACCGACATTTGGTTCCAAATCGGCCATGTGTACGAACAACAGGGCGAGTTCCAGCTCGCAAAAGAGGCATACGACCGAGTGCTTTCCGAGAATGCCAATCATGCCAAGGTCTTGCAacagcttggcgcgctgtacatgcaagcgcaaagcgGTTTCATGGACCAGGACATGGCTGTGCAGCTTTTGTCGCAAAGTCTGGACGCCGATTCAAACAACCCCAAGACATGGTACTTGCTCGGACGCGCGTATATGACTGCAGAGGAGTACAACAAGGCATACGAGACCTACCAGCAGGCAGTGTATCGTGACGGGAAGAACCCCGTGCTGTGGTGCTCGATTGGTATTCTCTATTTCCTCATCAGCCAGTACCAtgacgcgctcggcgcctaTTCGCGCTCGATCCGGCTCAATCCGTACATCCCCGAAATTTGGTACAACCTGGGCATTTTGTACGAGTCGTGCAACAACCAAGTTGCGGATGCAATCGACGCCTATTGCCGCGTCCTAGAGCTGGACCCCGACAATGCGAGTGTGCAAAAACGAGTGCAGCTCTTGCGGAGTGCCGACAGTTTAGGAAAGCCTTTGCCAAGCGTGCCGTTGCCCACGGACATTCCCGCTTCGGCCTACCTCACTGCCGGCACCGTGGGTCGCTCGACGCCAGGCACCGGCGCCGGAAGTGTTGCGGACGATATGGACGTCAGTGTAGGCGAATCGCGAGACAAAAGCTacacgcgccgcgacgaaATGCCCGCTGAGACAACGCACGGGCCACACCCCAGATCCGACGTCATTCCACCCGAGATTCGCTATCCTGTGCGCAACAGGGACAAGGAAACCGACTCGCCTGCACTTCCGTCCTACGCGGCAACCTACAACGACTACCGCAACGATGCAGTACATCCTGCGCCCGCATCGAGTCGGTATCACACCAATGCCGCTCCTTACGAATGGGATCGTCAATACCACCACGGCCCAGAGAGCGAGCAGATGAGCAACGGCAGTCATGCTCGTGGTGGCAGGGGCGTCGGACGTCCTGCCTTGCCATCCTACGAAACAgagcgcagcatgcgtTACGGTGtgcaccatggcgcaggcTACACTAGCGGCCGCCCTTACACCTCTGTGCGCAGCCCAAAACCGGACCACAAAAATCCATCTGATGCACACGCTTCCTATCATTATGGTAACGAGCAGGACTATGAAAATGCGCGAGCAAGGAACGGGCGTGCAGAGCAAGACGAGCCTCAGCACGACCGCTCCCGACACGCCCCGCATTCCACGCACTCCCCGAACCGTGATGCTTCTATCCGCGAGGTCGACGAAGACTACGACGAAGGCGCTGCTAGTGCGCTGATGGGCTTGGCGGGCGCCGCTACATATGCATCCAATTCTGCGCACGAGAATGAACCGGATACGTCGCGTTGGAGCTTAGGAAAGCATGGTCTTGATCCACACAacccaagcgcgccgaaacgTGCTCGGCTAAGCGACCTGCATCCTTCTCCGGAGCCCGCTACGGGCGCCAACACATCTGCAGTCGGCGAAAAAAAGTAG
- the PDX1_1 gene encoding pyridoxal 5'-phosphate synthase (glutamine hydrolyzing) (COG:H; EggNog:ENOG503NVDT; BUSCO:EOG09263MIB) codes for MRGSKGEPTGSLGTFGVKSGLAQMLKGGVIMDVVNAEQARIAEEAGACAVMALERVPADIRVQGGVARMSDPKMIQEIIDSVTIPVMAKCRIGHFVEAQVLQAVNVDYIDESEVLTPADDEHHINKHNFKVPFVCGCRNLGEALRRISEGAAMIRTKGEAGTGNVVEAVRHQRTVQAQIRRAASMSDDELYAYAREIQAPFHLLKETARLKRLPVVNFAAGGLATPADAALMMQLGSDGVFVGSGIFKGHNQAARAKAIVQAVAHYNDPAKLAEVSTDLGEAMVGLTISDDMRGGKLAARGS; via the coding sequence ATGCGTGGATCAAAGGGTGAGCCGACCGGAAGTCTCGGCACGTTTGGTGTGAAGAGCGGCTTGGCACAGATGCTGAAAGGTGGCGTGATTATGGACGTCGTTAATgcggagcaggcgcgcattgctgaAGAGGCAGGTGCTTGTGCCGTGATGGCGCTTGAGCGTGTCCCTGCCGACATTCGCGTTCAAGGTGGTGTTGCGCGTATGTCCGATCCCAAGATGATCCAGGAGATCATTGACTCTGTCACTATCCCAGTGATGGCCAAGTGTCGTATCGGCCACTTTGTCGAGGCTCAGGTTCTCCAAGCTGTGAACGTGGACTACATTGATGAGAGCGAGGTGCTTACTCCCGCGGACGATGAGCACCATATTAATAAGCACAATTTCAAGGTGCCGTTTGTCTGTGGCTGCCGCAatctcggcgaggcgctgcgccgcattaGCGAGGGTGCTGCCATGATCCGTACAAAAGGAGAGGCTGGCACTGGAAACGTTGTCGAAGCCGTGCGCCATCAACGCacggtgcaggcgcagattcgacgcgccgcaagtaTGAGCGACGACGAACTGTACgcgtacgcgcgcgagatTCAGGCTCCCTTCCATTTATTGAAGGAAACCGCTCGCCTGAAACGCCTTCCTGTGGTCAACTTTGCTGCGGGCGGTCTTGCAACCCCAgcggacgctgcgcttaTGATGCAGTTGGGCAGCGACGGTGTATTTGTCGGCTCCGGTATCTTTAAGGGCCATAATcaggcggcgcgtgccaaGGCCATTGTGCAAGCCGTTGCGCATTACAACGATCCTGCCAAGCTTGCAGAGGTGTCCACTGATCTTGGAGAAGCCATGGTCGGTCTCACCATCTCTGACGACATGCGAGGCGGCAAATTGGCTGCGCGTGGCTCGTAA
- the SPT16 gene encoding Xaa-Pro aminopeptidase (EggNog:ENOG503NW09; COG:K) has product MVTSPSKRPGGRMLRSRARTSGMDESVAFKLKEHQRELVKQKQDEGLARFKRGDAAVNNDDEQGFKKYESYRRESMLPAKVDDLRIMVDLRAQSIILPISAYAVPFHIKTVKNVSKSDEGDYTYLRINFVTPGQLSGKKDNVPFDTPDATFIRNVSYRSTDARHMDALFNEITEMRRVASKREADRKELADIVEQDQLVLNKARPLTLPEVFPRPALEGKRVPGGLTIHQNGVRFASPLRPDQRIDIPFSNVKHLFYQPCDGELIVLIHFHLKAPVMIGKRKTKDIQFYREASEVQFDETGNRKRRYRAGDEDEIELEQEERRMRHQLNKEFKHFSQRIADASEGRLQVDIPYRDLGFNGVPSRASVLLQPTTDCLVQLTDPPFLVVTLSEIEIVHLERVQYGLSSFDLVFVFSDFSRAPLHVSSIPTSSLDDVKQWLDSVDVAVTEGAVNLNWGAIMKTINDDPFAFFEEGGWSFLQGDASDASDAEDSETASEFGSDLVEDDQESTEYSESESDFGASDADSGEGSEEGEESEEGEDWDTLESNAAKEDRNKRLERGEGSGDESEDDEKPKVKRSK; this is encoded by the coding sequence ATGGTCACGAGTCCGTCGAAGCGCCCAGGGGGAAGGATGTTGCgcagtcgcgcgcgcacctcTGGCATGGATGAATCTGTAGCTTTCAAGTTGAAGGAGCATCAACGCGAGCTTGTGAAGCAGAAGCAGGACGAAGGGCTTGCGCGTTTTAAGCGTGGCGACGCGGCGGTGAACAACGATGACGAGCAGGGTTTTAAAAAGTACGAGAGTTACCGCCGCGAAAGTATGCTACCCGCAAAAGTGGACGATTTGCGCATTATGGTCGATCTTCGCGCGCAGTCGATTATTTTGCCGATCAGCGCGTACGCTGTGCCGTTCCATATTAAAACGGTGAAGAATGTGAGCAAGTCAGATGAAGGCGACTACACGTATTTGCGCATCAACTTTGTCACGCCGGGCCAGCTCTCTGGTAAGAAGGATAATGTCCCTTTCGACACTCCGGACGCAACGTTTATTCGCAACGTAAGCTATCGCTCCACGGATGCACGGCATATGGATGCATTGTTCAATGAAATCACCGAGATGCGACGTGTGGCGTCGAAGCGTGAGGCGGACCGCAAGGAGCTAGCCGACATTGTCGAGCAAGATCAGCTTGTTCTGAACAAGGCACGCCCTTTGACGCTGCCAGAAGTGTTCCCGCGCCCCGCACTCGAGGGTAAACGCGTTCCTGGCGGTCTAACAATTCATCAAAACGGTGTGCGCTTTGCATCGCCACTGCGTCCCGACCAGCGGATCGATATTCCGTTTAGCAATGTCAAGCACCTATTTTATCAACCGTGCGATGGTGAGTTGATTGTCCTAATCCACTTTCACCTGAAAGCGCCAGTCATGATTGGCAAGCGGAAAACCAAGGATATTCAGTTTTACCGCGAAGCCTCAGAGGTACAGTTTGACGAGACCGGAAACCGTAAGCGCCGCTATCGCGCGGGAGACGAAGACGAGATTGAATTAGAGCAAGAAGAacgccgcatgcgccatCAGCTCAACAAGGAATTCAAACACTTTTCCCAGCGTATTGCGGACGCCTCCGAAGGCCGGCTCCAAGTGGACATCCCTTACCGCGATCTTGGCTTCAACGGTGTTCCCTCACGTGCCAGTGTACTGCTACAGCCTACGACAGATTGCCTCGTGCAACTGACCGACCCGCCATTTTTGGTCGTGACCCTATCGGAAATCGAGATCGTGCATCTCGAGCGTGTCCAGTACGGTCTCTCCTCCTTCGACTTGGTATTTGTGTTCAGCGATTTTTCGCGTGCGCCATTGCATGTTAGCAGCATTCCCACTTCGTCGTTGGACGACGTGAAGCAATGGCTAGATTCTGTTGACGTTGCCGTCACCGAAGGTGCCGTGAACCTGAACTGGGGCGCGATTATGAAAACGATCAATGACGACCCCTTTGCATTCTTTGAGGAAGGCGGCTGGAGCTTTCTCCAGGGCGATGCGAGTGATGCGAGTGATGCGGAAGACAGCGAGACGGCCTCGGAGTTTGGTTCTGACTTGGTCGAAGATGACCAGGAATCTACCGAATATTCCGAAAGCGAGTCTGACTTTGGCGCCTCGGACGCCGACAGCGGCGAAGGCTCCGAAGAAGGCGAGGAGAGTGAAGAGGGCGAGGATTGGGACACGCTCGAATCCAACGCTGCAAAAGAGGACCGTAATAAGCGCCttgagcgcggcgagggCAGTGGAGACGAGAGTGAAGACGATGAGAAGCCCAAGGTGAAGAGGAGCAAATAG